In a single window of the Flavobacterium ammoniigenes genome:
- a CDS encoding HYC_CC_PP family protein: MNCKKGIGFFLALMILVSNVGFAFTMHYCGGKVASFSVQTIAPLATVKKSCCAKKVIEKDSCCKNKTVHFEKKTDNATLKAFSFEPIELYLIPEFKKLTTVQQPTFVSTSAETYYCDAHAPPLFKLFHQFLFYA; the protein is encoded by the coding sequence ATGAATTGTAAAAAGGGCATCGGATTTTTTTTAGCATTGATGATATTGGTTTCCAATGTTGGCTTTGCTTTTACGATGCATTATTGTGGCGGCAAAGTAGCTTCTTTTTCGGTTCAAACAATTGCCCCTTTAGCAACTGTTAAAAAGAGTTGTTGTGCCAAAAAAGTAATTGAAAAAGACTCTTGTTGTAAAAACAAAACGGTTCACTTTGAAAAGAAAACAGACAATGCTACTCTAAAAGCGTTTTCTTTCGAACCTATTGAATTGTATTTAATACCTGAATTTAAAAAGCTTACAACTGTTCAACAGCCAACTTTTGTATCTACATCTGCCGAAACCTATTATTGTGATGCTCATGCGCCTCCTCTCTTTAAGTTGTTTCATCAATTCCTTTTCTACGCCTGA
- the rpsO gene encoding 30S ribosomal protein S15: MYLTKEIKEEIFAKHGGKAENTGSAEGQIALFTHRISHLTEHLKKNRHDYNTERSLVLLVGKRRALLDYLKKKEINRYREIIKVLGIRK, translated from the coding sequence ATGTATTTAACTAAAGAAATTAAAGAAGAAATCTTCGCTAAACACGGAGGAAAAGCAGAAAACACTGGGTCTGCAGAAGGTCAAATCGCTTTATTCACACACAGAATTAGCCATTTAACTGAGCACTTGAAAAAAAATCGTCACGATTATAACACAGAGCGTTCACTAGTATTATTAGTAGGTAAAAGAAGAGCTTTGTTGGATTACTTGAAGAAAAAAGAAATCAACAGATATCGTGAAATTATCAAAGTATTGGGTATTAGAAAATAA
- a CDS encoding TonB-dependent receptor plug domain-containing protein, with protein sequence MQKINLFFVLLLLGNFVFGQQKLNEVKVVTKRKGLQKSFTVTGNTTLVTSKELLKAACCNLAESFETNPSIDVNFSDALTGTKQIKLLGLTSPYLVITEENIPSVRGASQAYGLSFTPGTWVESIQITKGAGSVVNGYESISGQINTELIKPINDIPFFLNAYGSTDSRFELNTHFNRPISDKWSSSLFLHGNTRTAKMDNNQDGFLDNPLAKQFNILNRYQYYDAEKGWVSFINFRYMKDEKQTGQHHFNPTVDKGTTNYWGSEINTERLDIATKLGYVFKDLPYQSIGFQNAFTSHNQESYFGLRHYNIRQNSYYSNLIFNSIISNTMNKFATGLNVTLDQYHEQVFANDWSRTDQSVGAFFEYTYDNDENFSIILGGRIDNHNRLGTFVTPRLHLRYNPWEKAVIRFSAGRGKRAANIFAENQSLFASSRVFSILDTHGKVYGLNPEIAWNFGGSFTQAFTLLGKNADITLDWYRTDFQNQVVVDVMQSPQQVLFYNLKGNSFANSFQIEFNYEVVKNLRLRSAYKRYEVQTDYLSGTFQKPIQAKNRFFGNLEYETTSFGSSKQWKFDFTYNWIGEQQLPNTQSNPIADQLPDFSPAYSLMNTQITRVFSSVFEVYVGGENIGNYTQSKVIVGAANPFGASFDASMVYAPIFGQMYYAGLRFKIK encoded by the coding sequence ATGCAAAAAATAAACTTATTTTTTGTGTTGCTTTTATTGGGAAATTTTGTTTTTGGACAACAAAAATTAAATGAGGTAAAAGTAGTCACAAAACGTAAAGGGCTCCAAAAGTCGTTTACAGTTACAGGGAACACCACTTTGGTAACAAGTAAAGAATTGCTCAAAGCAGCTTGCTGTAATTTGGCCGAAAGCTTTGAAACCAATCCGTCTATTGATGTGAATTTTTCAGATGCTTTAACGGGAACCAAACAAATCAAACTATTGGGTTTGACAAGTCCGTACTTAGTAATTACAGAAGAGAATATCCCGTCAGTCCGTGGCGCCTCTCAGGCTTACGGATTATCATTTACACCTGGCACTTGGGTCGAAAGTATTCAAATTACTAAAGGAGCGGGGAGTGTAGTTAATGGCTACGAAAGTATCTCGGGGCAAATCAATACCGAACTCATAAAACCGATTAATGATATTCCGTTTTTTTTGAATGCCTACGGTTCTACCGATTCAAGGTTTGAATTGAATACACATTTTAACAGGCCTATTTCTGATAAATGGAGTAGTAGTTTGTTCTTGCACGGCAATACGCGCACGGCAAAAATGGACAACAACCAGGATGGGTTTTTGGATAATCCATTGGCAAAACAATTCAATATTCTGAATCGTTATCAGTATTATGATGCCGAAAAAGGCTGGGTGAGTTTTATCAATTTCAGATACATGAAAGATGAAAAGCAAACGGGTCAGCACCATTTCAATCCAACTGTTGATAAAGGAACTACCAACTATTGGGGTTCAGAAATTAATACGGAACGTTTGGATATTGCCACTAAATTGGGTTATGTTTTCAAAGATTTGCCGTATCAAAGTATTGGTTTTCAAAATGCGTTTACCTCACACAATCAGGAATCGTATTTTGGGTTGAGACACTATAATATTAGGCAAAATAGTTATTATTCGAATCTAATTTTTAATTCGATCATTAGTAACACTATGAATAAATTTGCCACAGGATTGAACGTTACTTTGGATCAATACCACGAACAAGTTTTTGCTAATGATTGGAGTAGAACCGATCAATCTGTCGGTGCTTTTTTTGAGTATACCTATGATAACGATGAAAATTTTAGTATCATTCTAGGAGGTAGAATTGACAATCATAACCGCTTAGGAACCTTTGTAACGCCTCGATTGCACTTGAGATACAATCCGTGGGAGAAAGCGGTTATTCGATTTTCAGCAGGAAGAGGTAAAAGAGCTGCGAATATTTTTGCCGAAAATCAATCGCTTTTTGCAAGTTCTAGAGTTTTTTCTATTTTGGATACCCATGGAAAAGTGTATGGTTTGAATCCTGAAATAGCTTGGAATTTTGGCGGAAGTTTCACACAGGCTTTTACTTTATTGGGAAAAAACGCTGATATCACATTAGATTGGTATCGTACCGACTTTCAAAATCAAGTGGTTGTGGATGTAATGCAAAGCCCGCAACAAGTTTTGTTTTATAATCTAAAAGGCAATTCATTTGCCAATAGCTTCCAAATTGAATTCAATTATGAAGTAGTCAAAAACCTCCGATTACGCTCTGCCTACAAACGATATGAAGTACAAACTGATTATCTGTCGGGAACTTTCCAAAAACCCATCCAAGCTAAAAATCGATTTTTTGGCAACCTGGAGTATGAAACTACATCGTTTGGAAGTTCAAAGCAATGGAAGTTTGATTTCACCTACAATTGGATTGGAGAGCAGCAATTGCCCAACACGCAATCAAATCCTATTGCAGATCAATTGCCGGATTTTTCACCAGCCTATTCTTTGATGAATACTCAAATAACTCGGGTGTTTTCATCAGTATTTGAAGTGTAT
- a CDS encoding energy transducer TonB, with product MKLQITLFLLFLYSWIGHSQIGPNDDAIYLDSLNNLGNEKNFKFIRVVKEYAEDKDLYDVYFYSRSGKLVQRATTSNKFFMAFEGPYIYYYENGNKQKMETYSDKRVNGRQFEWYENGSLKLETDVQYDKKTKNSSTKIINYWSANKEQKVINGEGEYEEIETIPNSNSAKFSVKSSGKIKNYVKDGLWKGKSEKPSYTFYEQFENGKLVSGKRIDSLGVEIQYIEVLQKPKPKNGIADFYRFVGENYNTPAVQGLKGVIYATFVVDKEGKVADVKIIRDLGYGTGAEAIRVIQKYDQWIPGSFKGEPVRVQYSLPITIQSNY from the coding sequence ATGAAATTACAAATTACACTCTTCTTATTATTCCTTTACTCATGGATTGGCCATAGCCAAATTGGGCCTAATGATGATGCCATTTATTTAGATTCGTTAAACAACCTGGGGAATGAAAAGAACTTTAAATTCATAAGGGTGGTAAAAGAGTACGCAGAAGACAAAGACCTTTATGATGTTTATTTTTACAGCCGATCGGGAAAACTTGTTCAGAGAGCGACTACTTCCAACAAGTTTTTTATGGCATTCGAAGGCCCTTATATATACTACTATGAGAATGGAAACAAACAAAAAATGGAAACCTATTCCGACAAAAGAGTCAATGGAAGGCAATTTGAGTGGTATGAAAATGGCAGTTTAAAATTGGAAACCGACGTCCAATATGACAAAAAAACCAAAAATTCATCGACCAAAATTATTAATTATTGGAGTGCTAACAAGGAACAAAAAGTAATAAATGGTGAGGGAGAATATGAAGAAATCGAAACAATACCCAATTCAAATAGTGCAAAATTTAGCGTCAAATCAAGTGGCAAAATAAAGAATTATGTTAAAGATGGGCTTTGGAAAGGGAAATCCGAAAAGCCTAGTTATACTTTTTATGAGCAATTTGAAAACGGAAAACTGGTATCTGGAAAACGAATTGATTCATTAGGAGTTGAAATCCAGTACATCGAAGTTTTGCAAAAGCCGAAACCCAAAAATGGAATTGCTGATTTTTACCGATTCGTAGGTGAAAATTATAACACCCCTGCGGTACAAGGTTTAAAGGGAGTAATTTATGCAACATTTGTAGTAGATAAAGAGGGCAAAGTGGCGGATGTGAAAATAATTCGAGATCTCGGTTATGGAACCGGTGCAGAAGCCATACGAGTGATTCAAAAATATGATCAATGGATTCCCGGGAGTTTTAAAGGAGAACCTGTAAGAGTCCAATATTCCTTACCCATTACCATTCAATCCAATTATTGA
- a CDS encoding energy transducer TonB, with amino-acid sequence MKKLFSVILFFIFCSGFSQINSNDQVVYLDSLKRIGTLDNYQYLRVVKEYHLKKDRYDVAVYYKSGKIQMRATTTNKDILKLEGSAIYFFENGNRKKIVNYINNKPIGKEFEWYENGKIKSEIENLQGDQVGSEITKIIQYWDENNIQHVVDGEGEYTEKEENYSAISKGSVKNNLKEGVWIGNSSRYKINFTEKFINGRLISGKSIDSLGNEINYDKIIVEPIPKKGMQHFYNHISKSFRIPNYINNTVHGTLYFTFTIKKNGEIGDISVLNKDEFGLSEIAIKIIKNYKEWSIGYFRGIPIDQSFYLPITLK; translated from the coding sequence ATGAAGAAACTATTCAGTGTCATTTTATTTTTTATTTTCTGCTCAGGTTTTAGTCAAATCAATTCAAATGACCAAGTAGTTTATTTAGACTCCTTAAAAAGGATCGGGACATTAGACAATTACCAGTATCTAAGAGTGGTTAAAGAATACCATCTGAAAAAAGATCGGTACGATGTTGCCGTTTACTATAAATCAGGTAAGATCCAAATGAGAGCTACTACAACCAATAAAGACATCCTAAAATTAGAAGGTTCGGCCATCTATTTTTTTGAAAATGGAAATCGAAAAAAAATTGTAAACTACATAAATAACAAACCTATTGGAAAAGAATTTGAATGGTATGAAAACGGAAAAATAAAATCTGAAATAGAAAATTTGCAAGGCGATCAAGTCGGTTCTGAAATTACCAAAATAATTCAATATTGGGATGAAAACAACATTCAGCATGTCGTTGACGGAGAAGGAGAATACACAGAAAAAGAAGAAAACTATAGTGCAATTTCCAAAGGGAGTGTTAAAAATAATTTAAAAGAGGGTGTTTGGATTGGAAATTCTTCAAGATACAAAATTAACTTTACCGAAAAGTTTATAAACGGACGATTGATTTCAGGAAAAAGCATAGATAGTTTAGGAAATGAAATTAATTATGATAAAATTATTGTAGAGCCTATACCCAAAAAAGGAATGCAACACTTTTACAACCATATTAGTAAATCCTTTAGAATTCCCAACTATATCAATAACACTGTTCATGGAACTTTGTATTTTACATTTACAATTAAAAAAAATGGAGAAATTGGAGATATAAGTGTACTTAACAAAGATGAATTTGGACTGAGCGAAATTGCTATTAAAATTATTAAAAATTACAAGGAATGGTCTATTGGTTATTTTCGAGGAATACCTATTGATCAATCATTTTACTTGCCTATTACTTTAAAATAA
- a CDS encoding GAF domain-containing protein produces MTFLELQPKITSITTNQTLSRDEKLQAICQFLNENVAHYNWVGFYFANHENKTLHLGPYVGAPTDHTEIPFGKGICGQVAESNANFVVPDVAAQDNYIACSFTVKSEIVVPLFVNGINIGQIDIDSHVLDPFTEEDERFLEFVNSEVAELF; encoded by the coding sequence ATGACATTTCTAGAACTACAACCGAAAATTACCTCCATAACAACAAACCAAACACTTTCGAGAGACGAAAAACTACAAGCTATTTGTCAATTTTTGAACGAAAATGTGGCTCATTATAACTGGGTGGGTTTTTATTTTGCCAATCATGAAAACAAAACGTTGCATTTGGGTCCTTATGTTGGTGCGCCCACTGACCATACTGAAATACCCTTTGGAAAAGGAATTTGTGGTCAAGTAGCCGAATCGAATGCTAACTTTGTGGTACCCGATGTAGCGGCCCAAGATAATTATATTGCGTGTAGCTTTACCGTGAAATCAGAAATCGTAGTGCCTTTATTTGTAAACGGAATTAATATTGGCCAAATCGACATAGACAGTCATGTTTTAGACCCCTTTACAGAAGAAGATGAACGTTTCTTAGAGTTTGTGAATTCTGAAGTTGCTGAGTTGTTTTAA